The region TATTTATTTAAATGATGACTGTTCAATTATTCGACCCGTTAAGCCAGAAGATTTTTTTAGAGGCAACAAAGTAGTATTACGGGGCGAATGGAAAACACAAACTAGTAAAAAATGGCGAAATTACTTTTATAGACTGCAAACTAAACTATTAAACAAAACGCCTAAATTATTAACTTGTAGCGAGCATCGAACATTGCAAGAGAATAGCGCGAAATTAGCAGGTTTTAACAAACATTTTTTTCACTTACCGCATGCTCCTTTTCCTTTAAAGCGTGAGACTTTTGCAACTTTCTTTGAGAACCATCCAGCGTTATTAATAGATAATATTAGCTATTCTTTTCGCGATCCTAAGCAATACTGGCCTATATCATTAGTTCATCATTTAGAGCTCCAAAATAATTCCGCTATTCTAGATAACTCTCTAAAAGCAGTTGCTGTTAATGGTGCTTGTTATTCCTTGCAAAAAATTCAATCAAAACTTAAACGAGCTGAATTAAAAAGGAATATTGTCTTTATTTGTATGCAAAGTATAGATTTAGCGCCTAGCCATTCTCAACAATGGATGCTTAATTGGTTAGATAGGAAGATAATAAAAAGTACTTAGGATTTTGGTCAAGGTAAATGATTAACCCTTACACTCAACGTCAACCATTTACCAAAATAGAATAAGTTAATTTAATTCGCATCTTATTTGTAGAGAATCTGTTAGCGCTAGAAGGTTCTTCGCTTTATCATAAAAGGAGACCAGTTCACCTTTTGCCTTTTCAAAATAGGTGCTAATTAGATCAAATAACTCATTTTGATTATAAAGTTTTGCAAAAGTAATTTTTTGATTAGCTAAATCAGAAGCTCGATTTTTTCCTAATTTATCAATTGGTGCATAATGATCTAAATAATCATCTTGCATTTGAAATGCTAATCCTAAATAGGCCGCATATTGAATTAATGCTACTTTTAATTTCTGATTTGCATTGCCAGCAGCTATAGCCATTTTAACACAAGCCGAAATGAGTTTTTCAGTTTTTAATTCATGAATAATATGCAGCTGTGATGCATTAATATTAGTGTTAGTTAACTCCGATAAATCAAGGCTTTGCCCGCTAACCATGCCAGCAGGCCCACTAGCATGCACTAACTCATGAGCAATAGTAATCACTTGAGTAGGTGGTAAAAGCGCTGGTAATTCCGTTAGCAGAATATCGATTGCTAAAGCTTGCATACCATCACCTACTAAAATAGCAGTTGCCTCATCAAATGCACGATGACAGCTTGGTTTACCACGGCGAAAATCATCGTTATCCATCGCAGGCAAATCATCATGTATTAATGAATAGGCATGCGTTAACTCTACTGCTACAGCAATTCTATCTAAGCAAGGTAAGGCTACATCTAACGCTTCACCCGATAAATAAACTAATAGTGGCCTAATACGTTTTCCACCAGGAAATAAAGTGTAATAGATAGCTTCTTTTATACGGGTTGCAGGTATGTTAACTCGATCAATAAATTTTTTAAGAAATTCTT is a window of Legionella busanensis DNA encoding:
- a CDS encoding stealth family protein, with the translated sequence MQIIEPIDAVITWVDGNDEAHQKKLAAALTIVGRYRPEGAASTRFNECGELNYCLQSLFRFAPWIRNIFIITDAQTPPIIKTLEKDWLAKIKLIDHREIFAGFEKHLPTFNSVAIETVLWRIKGLADRFIYLNDDCSIIRPVKPEDFFRGNKVVLRGEWKTQTSKKWRNYFYRLQTKLLNKTPKLLTCSEHRTLQENSAKLAGFNKHFFHLPHAPFPLKRETFATFFENHPALLIDNISYSFRDPKQYWPISLVHHLELQNNSAILDNSLKAVAVNGACYSLQKIQSKLKRAELKRNIVFICMQSIDLAPSHSQQWMLNWLDRKIIKST
- a CDS encoding polyprenyl synthetase family protein — translated: MINEQLSYYLNRHEEFLKKFIDRVNIPATRIKEAIYYTLFPGGKRIRPLLVYLSGEALDVALPCLDRIAVAVELTHAYSLIHDDLPAMDNDDFRRGKPSCHRAFDEATAILVGDGMQALAIDILLTELPALLPPTQVITIAHELVHASGPAGMVSGQSLDLSELTNTNINASQLHIIHELKTEKLISACVKMAIAAGNANQKLKVALIQYAAYLGLAFQMQDDYLDHYAPIDKLGKNRASDLANQKITFAKLYNQNELFDLISTYFEKAKGELVSFYDKAKNLLALTDSLQIRCELN